A region of the Salvelinus namaycush isolate Seneca chromosome 13, SaNama_1.0, whole genome shotgun sequence genome:
TTATCATAATTGATTAGGACCAGAACTAATTGCGGTTGTGTTAAATGTAATTTCATTTTTGAGATATGATGATTGTGTTAAAAGATTACATGAGAAACATcatatgttgatgttgttttCATCATGAAAACGTTAAAGGCAGAAGGCAGTGCTTTAAGCTGTGACTTTAAGACTGCTGTGACGATGACTGCTGTGATGATGACTGCTGTGATGAGGACTGCTGTGATGAGGACTGCTGTGAAGATGACTGCTGTGAAGATGACTGCTGTGATGATGCCTGCTGTGATGAGGACTGCTGTGATGAGGACTGCTGTGAAGATGACTGCTGTGAAGATGACTGCTGTGATGAGGACTTCTGTGATGAGGACTGCTGTGAAGATGACTGCTGTGAAGATGACTGCTGTGAAGATGACTGGTGTGATGAGGACTGCTGTGATGAGGACTGCTGTGAAGATGACTGCTGTGATGAGGACTGCTGTGAAGATGACTGCTGTGATGAGGACTGCTGTGAAGATGACTGCTGTGAAGATGACTGCTGTGAAGATGACTGCTTTGATGAGGACTGCTGTGATGAGGACTGCTGTGAAGATGACTGCTGTGATGAGGACTGCTGTGATGAGGACTGCTGTGAAGATGACTGCTGTGATGATGACTGCTGTGATGAGGACTGCTGTGATGAGGACTGCTGTGAAGAGGACTGCTGTGATGAGGACTGCTGTGAAGATGACTGCTGTGATGATGACTGCTGTGATGAGGACTGCTGTGAAGATGACTGCTGTGATGATGACTGCTGTGATGAGGACTGCTGTGATGATGACTGCTGTGAAGATGACTGCTGTGAAGATGACTGCTGTGATGAGGACTGCTGTGATGAGGACTGTTGTGATGATGACTGCTGTGATGAGGACTGCTGTGATGAGGACTGCTGTGAAGATGACTGCTGTGATGAGGACTGCTGTGATGAGGACTGTTGTGATGATGACTGCTGTGATGATGACTGCTGTGATGAGGACTGCTGTGAAGATGACTGCTGTGATGAGGACTGCTGTGATGAGGACTGCTGTGATGAGGACTGCTGTGATGATGACTGCTGTGATGAGGACTGCTGTGATGATGACTGCTGTGAAGATGACTGCTGTGAAGATGACTGCTGTGATGAGGACTGCTGTGATGATGACTGCTGTGATGAGGACTGCTGTGATGATGACTGCTGTGAAGATGACTGCTGTGATGAGGACTGCTGTGATGATGACTGCTGTGATGAGGACTGCTGTGATGAGGACTGCTGTGATGAGGACTGCTGTGATGAGGACTGCTGTGGTGAGGACTGCTGTGATGATGACTGCTGTGATGAGGACTGCTGTGATGAGGACTGCTGTGAAGATGACTGCTGTGATGAGGACTGCTGTGATGAGGACTGCTGTGATGAGGACTGCTGTGATGATGACTGCTGTGATGAGGACTGCTGTGATGATGACTGCTGTGAAGATGACTGCTGTGAAGATGAATGCTGTGATGAGGACTGCTGTGATGAGGACTGTTGTGATGATGACTGCTGTGATGAGGACTGCTGTGATGATGACTGCTGTGAAGATGACTGCTGTGATGAGGACTGCTGTGATGATGACTGCTGTGATGATGACTGCTGTGATGATGACTGCTGTGATGAGGACCGCTGTGATGAGGACTGCTGTGATGAGGACTGCTGTGATGATGACTGCTGTGATGAGGACTGCTGTGATGAGGACTGCTGTGATGATGACTGAAGGCACTTGGTGAGAAGAAGGTGCATTTGCATACATTTATATGTCAACGTTACTCTTCTTCAGTTCTCTCTCTAATGGGTTGTTGTCAATACTGGCATAGTATAGATGAATAGTacctacactgtgtgtgtgtatgtgtgtgtgtgtgtgcgtgtgtgtgtgtgtgtgtgtgtgtgtgtgtgtgtgtgtgtgtgtgtgtgtgtgtgtgtgtgtgtgtgtgtgtgtgtgtgtgtgtgtgtgtgtgtgtgtgtgtgtgtgtgtgcgtgtgtgggtttGCGTGTGTACATGCCTTTGAGTCATTATGGCTTTGACAATAAAGAAAATCCACCCAAGGAGAAGCAGTGAGTGGCATCTGCATCTGATGTTATAAGGGTAAGATATGTACAAATAAGCCCATTTCCCCAATGCCCAAGAATTACAACTGAGACCAATCATCCTAAATACTGTGAGGGGGTAGAAAGAAGAGACATTCAACCTATGCATGGGCACCCTTGTGTATGTGTAACCGGTGCTGTACTGCATCGCTGTAACTCTGCGTTGTGTGTGGTTGATTGAGACTATAGACGTGGACTTTGGAGATCAGGTTGTTTTAATGAATCAGAATACACTCTCTGCATCCTGCATCCAAAAGAAAATTAAACATTTGTAGAGCACATATGTTCTGCGAATCGTCGCCTCTTTCTACACAGATGCACAATACAAGGGACTGGGATCATTCGAGGAGCTAGCCATCGTTCACACATACAATAGCCTGCTAATACCTTAGCTAGCTATTAAccacatgttgaattcagaatgTTAATATCATGCTAAAAAGTACAATTACAAGTGCATCTTAACAATACCATCCACTTATGAGTAACATCTAAATATACAACATTATTCATGAACAAAACACTGTGTGTATGACTTTGTGCTTAAAAGAATCAAACTTTTTCTGAAGACGACAAGACGACCTCTCATAGTGGATCAAAATTATTTATGCACGAGCACGCAGGGAAAAACGTAAGTACACTCTCCCCTACTCCCAGAATGCAGGCATGCATAATAACAAATCAACATTCCATATTAAAATATGAACCTGGTGAAATTCAGAAAGTACTTCAACAACTGTTAAATATggaatatacagtgagctccaaaacttgcccaagccccccccccccccccccccccccccgcttctccttcacccaaatccagacagctgatgttctgaaagagctgcaaaatctggatccctacatatcagctgggctagacaatatggaccctctctttctaaaattatccgccaaaattgttgcaacccctattactagcctgttcaacctttcttcctgagatccccaaagattggaaagctgccgcggtcatccccctcttcaaagggggagacactctagacacaaactgttacagacctatatccatcctgccctgcctttctaaaatcttcaaaagccaagttaacaaacagatcaccaaccatttcgaatcccaccgtaccttctccactatgcaatctggtttccgaactggtcatgggtgcacctcagccacgagCAAGGTccaaaacgatatcataaccgccatctaTGAAAGACAGTAtagtgcagccgtcttcatcgacctggccaaggctttggactctgtcaatcactgcattcttatcggcagactcaacagccttagtttctcaaatgactgcctcgcctggttcaccaactacttctcagatagagttcagtgtgtcaaatcggagggcctgttgtccggacctctggcagtctctatgggggtgccacagggttcaattctcgggccaactcttttctctgtgtatatcaataatgtcgctcttgctgctggtgattctctgatccacctctatgcagacgacaccattctgtatacatctgactttggacactgtgttaacaaaacTCTAaaagagcttcaatgccatacaacactccttacGTGGCCTCCAACttcttttaaatgctagtaaaactaaatgcatgctcttcaaccgattgctgcccgcacccacccgccttactactctggacggttctgacttagaatatgtggacaactacaaatacctaggtgcttgttagactgtaaactctccttccagactcacattaagcatcaccaatccaaaatgaaatctaaagtctgcttcctatttcgcaacaaagcctccttcactcatgctgccaaacatactcaCTTCATaatcatcgccaaacccactggctccagctCATCTACAAGCCTCTGCTTGGTAAAGCCCCAcctttctcagctcactggtcaccatagcaacacccacccgtagcacgagctccagcaggtatatttcactggtcattcccaaagccaacacttcctttggccgcctttccttacagttctctgctgccaatgactggaacgaattgcaaaaatccctgaagctagagacttatatctccctctctaactttaagcatcagctgtcagagcagcttaccgatcaatGTGCCTGTACACatccaatctgtaaatagcacacccaactacctcatccccatattgttatttatcttctttctcttttgcacaccagtatctctacttgcacatcatcatctgcacatctatcactccagtgttaatgctaaattgtaaatatttcatctctatggcctatttattgccttacctccctaatcttctacatttgcacacactgtacatagacttttctattgtgttattgactgtgggTTTGtttttgtgtaactctgtgttgttgtttttgtcgaactgctttgctttatcttgggcaggtcgcagttgtaaatgagaacttgttctcaactggcctacctggttaaataaaggtgaaataaaataatttaaaataatacaaataaagtattgggacagtgacacatgttgtgttgttttggctctgtactccagcactttggatttgtgACAGCACTTTTTTTTACATAGTCTCCACATTTTAGTGGATCcgaagtattgggacaaattcactaaTATGTGTATTGAAGTAGTCGAAAGTGTAGTATTTAGTCCTGTGTGTATGGAATATATTACATATTTAAGGGGTgaggggtggtggagggggtGATTAGACATTTTTGTTTTTTGGGTGGACTTGGGGGGTAGAGGGGAGATGTGATAGGATTAGGATTATGACAGGCAGGTGGGAGGATGGGAGTTGGGTGGAGATATGTGGGGGTGTGGCAGATAAGGCAGGTAAGAGATGGGACAGGTGGGTTCAATATTGAGTGGTAGATATGAGGTCATAGAAAGCTGTGCAGCagaagtgtcacgttcctgacctgttttccattgtttttgtatgtgtttagttggtcagggcgtgagttggggtgggcattctatgttatgtgtttctatgttgggtgtaatgtgttgcctgatatggttctcaattagaggcaggtgtttgacgtttcctctgattgagaaccatattaaggtaggctgttctcactgtttgtttgtgggtgattgtcactgtgtctgtgttttgttgcaccacacggtactgtctcgttcgtgcattcgtttttcctgttcgtgcgttcttcgtttcatgtagttctcatgttcaggactgtttagttcgttttgttattttgtaatttctaAAGTGTGCTTCGTCATCGTTATTCTTTTCttcattaaattcattatgtattcatcacccgctgcgccttggtccgctcattcaccacaagacgaccgttacagaatcacccaccaacgaaggatcaagcagcgggttaacgggcaacagcgcaagaaggaggaatggacatgggaggaagttttggacggcaagggttgctacacatgggaggagatcctggctggaagagatcgcctcccatgggaacagctggaggcagttaggagagcagaggcaaccggagagaggaaccggcgttatgagggtacgcggctagcacggaagcctgtgagtcaagcccaaaaatgtcttggggggggctacaagggagtgtggcgaagtcaggtaggagacctgcgccaactccccgagcttaccgtggagagcgagagtacgggcagacaccgtgttatgcggtaaagcgcacggtgtctcctgtacgtgtgcttagcccggtgcgggttattccacctccccgcactggcagggctagattgagtattgagccggatgtcatgaagccggcccaacgcatctggccaccagtg
Encoded here:
- the LOC120058103 gene encoding keratin-associated protein 10-4-like, with the protein product MVVRASVTLSEDNCKESGAESKDCCDDDCCDDDCCDEDCCDEDCCEDDCCEDDCCDDACCDEDCCDEDCCEDDCCEDDCCDEDFCDEDCCEDDCCEDDCCEDDWCDEDCCDEDCCEDDCCDEDCCEDDCCDEDCCEDDCCEDDCCEDDCFDEDCCDEDCCEDDCCDEDCCDEDCCEDDCCDDDCCDEDCCDEDCCEEDCCDEDCCEDDCCDDDCCDEDCCEDDCCDDDCCDEDCCDDDCCEDDCCEDDCCDEDCCDEDCCDDDCCDEDCCDEDCCEDDCCDEDCCDEDCCDDDCCDDDCCDEDCCEDDCCDEDCCDEDCCDEDCCDDDCCDEDCCDDDCCEDDCCEDDCCDEDCCDDDCCDEDCCDDDCCEDDCCDEDCCDDDCCDEDCCDEDCCDEDCCDEDCCGEDCCDDDCCDEDCCDEDCCEDDCCDEDCCDEDCCDEDCCDDDCCDEDCCDDDCCEDDCCEDECCDEDCCDEDCCDDDCCDEDCCDDDCCEDDCCDEDCCDDDCCDDDCCDDDCCDEDRCDEDCCDEDCCDDDCCDEDCCDEDCCDDD